The proteins below are encoded in one region of Chloroflexota bacterium:
- a CDS encoding transketolase family protein, which yields MKPTRMGYAETLVKLGRINKNVVVLDADLSKSTLTYMFAAEFPDRFFDMGIAEQNMLGVAGGLSLTGKIPFVTTYGTFVAGRAWDQIRTTVCYSNLNVKIGGAHGGVSVGPDGATHQALEEITTMRVLPGMTVIAPADYIETAKATEAAANYFGPVYLRFGREAVPIITVEEDPFIIGKANQYRDGNDVTIIACGVMLAHSLWAAEELAKEGIEARVINMHTIKPIDVEAIVKAAEETGAIVTAEEHQVIGGLGGAVAEVVVKTAPVPMEIVGILDRFGESGQPEELYKEFNVTPEDVAEAVRRVMARKRGRRL from the coding sequence ATGAAGCCCACACGTATGGGCTATGCCGAGACCTTAGTGAAGCTGGGACGAATCAACAAAAATGTAGTTGTGCTTGATGCTGACCTCTCAAAATCGACCTTGACTTATATGTTCGCCGCTGAATTCCCGGACCGTTTCTTTGATATGGGCATCGCCGAGCAAAATATGTTGGGCGTGGCTGGCGGACTGAGCCTTACGGGCAAGATCCCCTTTGTTACCACGTATGGGACGTTCGTTGCGGGACGGGCTTGGGATCAGATCCGCACAACGGTGTGTTACAGCAACCTCAACGTCAAAATTGGTGGTGCTCATGGGGGCGTCTCAGTTGGTCCGGATGGGGCGACGCACCAGGCATTGGAGGAGATAACGACGATGCGCGTTCTCCCCGGAATGACTGTGATTGCTCCGGCCGATTATATCGAAACGGCCAAGGCGACTGAGGCGGCAGCGAACTACTTCGGTCCGGTATACCTCCGCTTTGGCCGGGAGGCGGTGCCTATCATCACCGTTGAGGAAGATCCTTTTATCATCGGCAAGGCTAATCAGTACCGTGACGGCAATGATGTGACGATTATCGCCTGTGGGGTGATGCTGGCTCATTCGCTCTGGGCTGCTGAGGAGCTGGCCAAGGAGGGCATCGAGGCGAGGGTAATCAATATGCATACTATTAAGCCGATCGACGTCGAGGCCATCGTGAAAGCAGCTGAGGAAACGGGGGCCATTGTTACAGCTGAGGAGCATCAAGTCATCGGTGGACTTGGCGGCGCGGTCGCGGAGGTGGTGGTCAAGACTGCGCCTGTCCCTATGGAGATAGTTGGCATTCTGGATCGCTTCGGTGAGTCTGGTCAGCCTGAAGAGTTATATAAGGAGTTTAACGTAACCCCTGAGGATGTGGCTGAGGCCGTCAGAAGGGTGATGGCCAGGAAAAGGGGACGTCGGCTCTAG